One Mangrovimonas cancribranchiae DNA segment encodes these proteins:
- the asnB gene encoding asparagine synthase B translates to MCGIVCAFDLKQKTEDLRPQILEMSKKIRHRGPDWSGVFDNDKAIMAHERLAIVDPTSGKQPLFSEDKKLVLAANGEIYNHRALRAQFEGKYKFQTKSDCEVILALYKEKGVDFVDELNGIFGFAIYDVDNDEYFVARDHMGIIPLYMGWDENGTFYVASELKALEGYCTKIELFPPGHYLSSKDGQLVQWYERDWQDYEAVKDNETSILELQQALEDAVHRQLMSDVPYGVLLSGGLDSSVTSAIAKKYSQMRVEADDKTQAWWPQLHSFSVGLEGSPDLAAAQKVADHIGTVHHEIKFTIQEGLDAIKDVIYQLETYDITTIRASTPMYLMARVIKSMGIKMVLSGEGADELFGGYLYFHKAPNAKEFHEETVRKLSKLHQYDCLRANKSLAAWGIEGRVPFLDKEFMDVAMRINPQDKMITPERMEKWVIRKAFENYLPESVAWRQKEQFSDGVGYSWIDTLKEVVNEAVTDEQLANAKYKFTIQTPTSKEEFYYRSIFAEHFPSDAAALSVPQEPSVACSTKIALEWDEAFKSMNEPSGRAVAKVHTDAY, encoded by the coding sequence ATGTGCGGAATTGTATGTGCGTTTGATTTAAAACAAAAAACAGAAGACTTAAGACCTCAAATACTTGAGATGTCTAAAAAAATACGTCATCGTGGCCCAGATTGGAGTGGTGTTTTCGATAACGATAAAGCTATTATGGCTCACGAGCGTTTAGCCATTGTAGATCCAACTTCAGGGAAACAGCCTTTGTTTTCAGAGGATAAAAAATTGGTTCTAGCTGCTAATGGTGAAATTTATAACCATAGGGCATTGCGGGCGCAATTTGAAGGCAAATACAAATTCCAAACAAAAAGTGATTGTGAAGTTATTTTAGCACTTTACAAGGAAAAAGGAGTCGATTTTGTTGATGAACTTAACGGTATTTTTGGCTTTGCTATATATGATGTGGATAACGATGAATACTTCGTGGCACGCGACCATATGGGAATTATTCCATTATATATGGGATGGGATGAAAATGGAACCTTCTATGTCGCTTCCGAATTAAAAGCCTTAGAAGGCTATTGCACAAAAATTGAATTATTTCCACCAGGACATTATTTATCGAGTAAGGATGGTCAGCTTGTACAATGGTATGAACGTGATTGGCAAGATTATGAGGCTGTAAAAGATAATGAAACCAGTATTTTGGAACTGCAACAAGCTTTGGAAGATGCTGTTCATAGGCAATTAATGAGCGATGTGCCTTATGGCGTGTTGTTATCTGGTGGCTTGGATTCTTCGGTAACATCTGCCATTGCTAAAAAATATTCACAAATGCGTGTAGAAGCCGATGATAAAACCCAAGCTTGGTGGCCACAATTACACAGTTTTTCGGTAGGATTAGAAGGTTCTCCAGATTTGGCTGCTGCACAAAAAGTTGCCGATCATATAGGAACAGTACATCACGAAATTAAATTTACTATTCAAGAAGGTTTAGATGCTATAAAAGATGTCATTTACCAATTAGAAACTTACGATATTACAACCATTCGTGCCAGCACACCAATGTACTTAATGGCAAGAGTTATAAAATCTATGGGCATAAAAATGGTGTTATCAGGTGAAGGTGCCGATGAATTATTTGGTGGTTATTTATACTTTCATAAAGCACCAAATGCCAAAGAGTTTCATGAAGAAACTGTAAGAAAATTAAGTAAGTTGCATCAATACGATTGTTTACGAGCCAACAAAAGCTTAGCGGCTTGGGGGATTGAAGGTCGTGTGCCGTTTTTGGATAAAGAGTTTATGGATGTTGCTATGCGCATTAACCCACAAGATAAAATGATTACTCCAGAGCGTATGGAAAAATGGGTAATTCGTAAAGCTTTTGAAAATTATTTGCCAGAAAGTGTGGCGTGGCGACAAAAAGAGCAATTTAGCGATGGCGTTGGATATAGCTGGATAGACACGTTAAAAGAAGTGGTTAACGAAGCGGTAACCGATGAACAACTCGCCAATGCCAAGTATAAATTCACTATACAAACGCCAACAAGCAAGGAGGAGTTCTATTATCGTTCTATTTTTGCAGAGCATTTTCCAAGCGATGCAGCGGCTTTAAGCGTACCACAAGAGCCAAGCGTCGCGTGTAGTACAAAAATTGCTTTAGAGTGGGATGAAGCGTTTAAAAGTATGAATGAACCAAGTGGAAGAGCAGTAGCAAAAGTACATACTGATGCGTATTAA
- a CDS encoding helix-turn-helix domain-containing protein — MNKNSLSENLTYQRKLKGYTQEQLSDKTTVTVRTIQRIEKGDVQPHLQTVKLLAAGLDIEIDELLILEDPKEEVIQRKWMLLLHGSPFLGLIIPFGSILFPLFLWIHKAEDSKVYDAHGRAVVNFHGTITLSFFLSLLSFFIIPGYNFFISGAIVLFAIVTSIYNISRALQTATFKYPFSIPFLKPKEV; from the coding sequence ATGAATAAAAATTCTTTAAGCGAAAATTTAACCTATCAGCGAAAGCTAAAAGGGTATACGCAAGAGCAACTTTCAGACAAAACTACGGTTACGGTTAGAACCATTCAACGTATAGAAAAAGGTGATGTGCAACCACATCTTCAAACGGTAAAATTATTGGCAGCTGGTCTTGATATTGAGATTGACGAATTGTTAATTCTTGAAGATCCAAAGGAAGAAGTCATTCAGCGCAAATGGATGTTGTTACTTCATGGTTCTCCTTTTTTAGGATTAATTATTCCTTTTGGAAGTATTTTGTTTCCGCTGTTTCTTTGGATTCATAAAGCTGAAGACAGTAAGGTGTATGATGCTCATGGTAGAGCTGTCGTAAATTTTCATGGAACAATTACCTTATCCTTCTTTTTGTCATTATTGAGCTTTTTTATCATTCCAGGATATAACTTTTTTATTTCAGGAGCAATTGTGCTTTTTGCCATTGTCACAAGTATATATAATATATCGAGAGCACTACAAACAGCTACTTTTAAGTATCCATTTTCAATTCCTTTTTTGAAACCAAAAGAGGTGTAA